A single genomic interval of Oryza sativa Japonica Group chromosome 7, ASM3414082v1 harbors:
- the LOC4343769 gene encoding scarecrow-like protein 32, translated as MMQFTHTAPPPPPLHPNGHGLGLGLYLDVGATRGGGGARPWSSSSSTTTLGGSGYFPSSAAASKISLGNLNSTGCMEQLLVHCANAIEANDATLTQQILWVLNNIAPADGDSNQRLTAAFLCALVSRASRTGACKAVTAAVADAVESAALHVHRFTAVELASFIDLTPWHRFGYTAANAAIVEAVEGFPVVHIVDLSTTHCMQIPTLIDMLAGRAEGPPILRLTVADVAPSAPPPALDMPYEELGAKLVNFARSRNMSMDFRVVPTSPADALTSLVDQLRVQQLVSDGGEALVVNCHMLLHTVPDETAGSVSLTTAQPPVSLRTMLLKSLRALDPTLVVVVDEDADFTAGDVVGRLRAAFNFLWIPYDAVDTFLPKGSEQRRWYEAEVGWKVENVLAQEGVERVERQEDRTRWGQRMRAAGFRAAAFGEEAAGEVKAMLNDHAAGWGMKREDDDLVLTWKGHNVVFASAWAPS; from the coding sequence ATGATGCAGTTCACGCACACcgcgccacctccaccgcctctGCACCCTAATGGGCATGGACTAGGGTTAGGGTTGTACCTTGACGTCGGCGCgacgaggggaggaggaggagcgcggccgtggtcgtcgtcgtcgtcgacgacgacgttgGGTGGGAGCGGCTACTtcccgtcgtcggcggcggcgtcgaagatCTCGTTGGGGAACCTCAACAGCACGGGCTGCATGGAGCAGCTGCTGGTGCACTGCGCCAACGCCATCGAGGCCAACGACGCCACGCTGACGCAGCAGATCCTGTGGGTGCTCAACAACATCGCGCCGGCGGACGGGGACTCCAACCAGCGGCTCACAGCGGCGTTCCTGTGCGCGCTCGTGTCGCGGGCGTCCAGGACCGGGGCGTGCAAGGCGGTGACCGCGGCGGTAGCGGACGCCGTCGAGTCGGCGGCGCTCCACGTGCACCGGTTCACGGCCGTCGAGCTCGCCAGCTTCATCGACCTCACGCCGTGGCACCGGTTCGGGTACACGGCGGCCAACGCCGCCATCGTCGAGGCCGTCGAGGGGTTCCCCGTCGTGCACATCGTCGACCTCAGCACGACGCACTGCATGCAGATCCCGACGCTCATCGACAtgctcgccggccgcgccgagggGCCCCCGATCCTCCGCCTCACCGTCGCCGACGTCGCgcccagcgcgccgccgccggcgctcgaCATGCCCTACGAGGAGCTGGGCGCGAAGCTGGTCAACTTCGCGCGGTCCCGCAACATGTCCATGGACTTCCGGGTGGTGCCCACCTCGCCGGCCGACGCGCTCACGTCCCTCGTCGACCAGCTCCGGGTGCAGCAGCTCgtctccgacggcggcgaggcgctggTCGTGAACTGCCACATGCTCCTCCACACCGTCCCGGACGAGACGGCCGGCTCGGTCAGCCTGACGACGGCGCAGCCGCCGGTGTCCCTCCGTACCATGCTCCTCAAATCTCTCCGGGCGCTCGACCCgacgctggtggtggtggtggacgagGACGCCGACTTCACCGCGGGCGACGTGGTGGGGCGGCTGCGTGCGGCGTTCAACTTCCTGTGGATCCCGTACGACGCCGTGGACACGTTCCTCCCCAAGGGGagcgagcagcggcggtggtATGAGGCGGAGGTGGGGTGGAAGGTGGAGAACGTGCTGGCGCAGGAAGGGGTGGAGAGGGTGGAGCGGCAGGAGGACAGGACGAGGTGGGGCCAGCGGATGCGCGCCGCCGGGTTCCGCGCGGCGGCGTtcggcgaggaggccgccggcgaggtgaaGGCGATGCTGAACGACCACGCGGCCGGGTGGGGGATGAagcgggaggacgacgacctcGTGCTCACGTGGAAGGGGCACAACGTCGTGTTCGCCtcggcatgggcgccgtcctgA